The Flammeovirga yaeyamensis genome segment GGAAGTATTAAACAAAGAAAACGGAGAACTAATCGGTTTGTGGTATTTAGATCCATATGCAAGAAAAGGTAAACGTTCTGGTGCTTGGGCAACTACATACAGAAGCTTTACATCTTTCGAAGGAAAGAAAATCGTGCTAGCATCAAACAATTCTAACTTTATTAAGCCTGCTCCAGGAGAAGTATCGTTAGTATCTTGGTCAGATGCTGAAACGTTCTTCCATGAATTTGGGCACGCACTTCACTTCTTATCAGCCAATGTAAAATATCCAAAGTCGAATAGCGGCGTAAGAGATTATACAGAATTTCAATCTCAGTTATTGGAAAGATGGTTGCCAACTGATAAAGTAATCAATGGCTTCTTAACTCATGTGAAGACAGGTGAGCCAATGCCACAAGCATTAGTGAAGAAAATTAAAGCTGCAGCGACGTTTAATCAAGGATTCTCTACAACAGAATACTTAGCGTCAGCTTTGATGGATATGAAATATCACACTACTGATGTTTCGAATATTGATCCGATCACATTTGAGAAAGAGACATTAGACAAATTAGGTTTACCAAAAGAAATCGTAATGCGTCATAGATCAACTCAATTTGGTCACGTATTCTCAGGCGAAGGCTATGCTGCCGCTTACTATGGTTACCTATGGGCTGATGTATTAACTTCTGATGCTGCAGAGTTATTTGAAGAATCGCCAAAAGGATATTATGATAAAGAAATTGCAGAGAAATTAGTGAAATATCTATTTGCTCCTAGAAACGCCATAGATCCAGCAGAAGCTTATAGAATGTTTAGAGGTCGTGATGCAGATTATAAAGCATTAATGAGAGATAGAGGGTTTATGTAGGCAGAATTTCTTGTAAACAAAGAGCTCCTGAAATTTACATAATTTCAGGAGCTCTTTGTTTACAACTAATAAGTGATAACTAATAATTATTAAAATGACATTACAAATAAGACTGAACCAACGCTTTATATTGAAGTTTAAATCAGTTATTTCTTACCTTTTACCTATTAGTTATTCCTTATTACCTAATCCTTCATCCTAATTCGCCACCTCAGACAAGAACTTCACTCTCACCAAACGAATCTCATCCTCACCAATTTCTTCATCAAGTTCATCAAACGCATCGTCTAAAGAATCGGAGTCAGCATTCATGAAATAATCATAGATTTCGTCAATACGGTCTTCGTCCATGATAGTTTCAATGTAATAATCAAGATTAAGTTTGGTGCCGGAGTCACAGATATTTTCGATTTCATCCAAAACATCATCAAAAGATATTTTGAGTGTCTCGGCAATATCTTCAATATCTTGTTTTCTATCAATATGTTGAATGATAGTGATTTTTGACTTCGATTTATTGACGGTTGATTTCACTACTACATCTTTAGCTGTAGTGATTTCATTTTGTTCAACATAATCAGCAATGATATCGACAAATGGTTTCCCGAACTTTTTGGCTTTACCTGCACCAACGCCATTAATTTGCATTAATTCTTCGGTATTGGTAGGGTAGGTTGTGGCCATTTCTTCTAGAGAAGGTTCTTGGAAGATCGCATATGGTGGAATACCTTTTTGATGGGCAAGTTTCTTTCTTTTTGCTTTTAGAATATCAAAAAGCTCTTTATCAAAAGCATTGGTGACAACAGTTTCTTCGTTGAGTGCTTCTAATTCACTTGGCCATTGGTAATCTTGTGTGAATTCGATATCAAAAGGTGTTTTTTGGAATTCTTTTCCCTTTTCTGTCACTTTGATGATCGTGACGTTATCCACATCTTTAGTCAAGAATCCATGAATCATGGATTGTCTGATAATGGACTCCCAATATTGATTGTCTTCATCCTTACCTTTACCATAACAGTTTAACTCATTATGGTGATAGCTATCTACATAGTCGGAAGGAGTAGCCGTAATCACATCGCAAATGTGATTGATGCCAAATCTCTCTTCTGTTTCAAATGTAGCTTCTAAAGCAAGTAGAATTTTATCTTTCGCATTAAAACGTGTGTGCTTTGTTTTACAGTTGTCGCAATGTCCACAATTGTGATCTACTTTTTCTCCAAAGTAATGGAGTAGTTGTCGAGTTCTACAAACAGAAGAATTCGCATAATAGCTTATTTCCTGTAGTAGTATGTGTACATTTTCTCTTTCTGTTACTGATTTGTCCTTGTGGAATTTTTCTAGTTTTGCAACATCCTCAGGACTGTAAAGCATCATACAGTAAGATTCAAGACCATCACGTCCAGCACGGCCAGTTTCTTGATAATAACCCTCTAATGATTTTGGTGCATCATAGTGCACAACAAAACGCACATCAGGCTTATCGATACCCATACCAAAAGCAATAGTGGCTACAATAACATCACAATCCTCATTAAGGAAGGCATCTTGATTGGCCATACGAGTGCCCGATTCCATTCCAGCATGATAAGGTTGTGCATTGATACCATTGATACGTAAAAACTCGGCTACTTCCTCTACTTTTTTACGGCTAAGGCAGTATACAATACCCGATTTATTTTGATGCTGACGAATAAATTTAATCAGCTGTACTTTTGGATCTTTTTTAGGATGAACTTCATAATACAGATTATCTCTATGGAAAGAAGACAAGAATATATTCGCATCTTCCATCTTTAAGTTTTTCTGTATATCAGCTCTTACTTTAGGAGTCGCTGTTGCTGTTAAGGCAATAATTGGTAGATCTCCAATAGCTTCTATAATCTGCTTAATTCTCCTATATTCAGGACGGAAATCGTGTCCCCATTCAGAAATACAGTGGGCCTCATCAATAGCGATAAAGGATATATTCGATTTCTGAAGTAATTCGATGTTTGCTTCTTTAGTTAATGATTCTGGTGCCACATAAAGTAGCTTGGTTTTACCTTCAAGAGTTTCCTTTTTTACTTTATTCGCTTCACTTTTAGAAAGCGTAGAATTTAGAAAACTAGCATTCACCCCAAGGGCCTGTAATTGGTCGACTTGGTTTTTCATCAATGCAATTAAAGGAGAAATTACAATAGCTGTTCCTTCCTGCATTAAGGCGGGAAGCTGATAGCATAGAGATTTTCCCGCTCCTGTTGGCATGATGACAAACGTATTTTTTCTTTCAAGAATATGAGTAATAATCACTTCTTGGTTGCCCCTAAACTGATTATATCCAAATACCTCTTTTAGTTTGTCTTTTAATGCAAATTGTACCTTAGTACTTGTCATATAACAATTATATAAATAGTTATCTGATCAAAAGTTGATTTGATAACAGTTTTTTTATCGTGTTTAAGTTGGAAGAGAGGTGAATAATTCATCTTCTTTCTTACCGTTTATGAATATACTAAATCACGGTTAGTTTTCATAACAGAATTTAAAATGCAAAGTTAATAACTGCATCTTAAAATGTTAACAAATTGAAATTTAATGATATAAAAAAGGTCTAAAAAAGAAGTTTTTTTAGACCTTTTAAATAATTGAGGCTTAAAATTAGTTACTCAAACGCTCTAATTTTGCTAAGTCAATTATAGTAATATTCTTATCCTTGATTTCAATTAAACGCTCATCTTTAAAGTCAGAAAGCGTACGGATAAGTGTTTCTTTAGCTGTACCAACGATTTTAGCCAAATCATCTCTAGTGATCGACATTCTTTCGTTTGGTCCTTGCTGATATCTCTTATCTAATTGAAGTAATACCTCTGCCACACGTTGTCTTACAGAACCATAAGCAAGTTTCAATAACTTCTCTTCTTGCTCGATTACCTCTTTTGTTAATAACTTGATGAAAGAGTGAGAAACGTCTCTATTATTATGAATCAATGAGAAGAAATCTTCTTTAGGAATCATAGTAATTTCACATTCTTCCAATACCATTGCCGATTCAGGGTAAGGTACGTCTTTCAATAAGGCTACATAGCCTAAGAAATCGCCAGCACCATGAATACCAGTGATGTATTCTTTACCGTCCTCGTTAGTTTTATATGTTTTTACTTTTCCGCTGACAACTTGAAGTAAAGCATTTGGATGATCACCTTCGTAGAAAAGAACACTTTTCTTTTTGTAAGCACGAGATTTTCTATTTTCTGACAACTTTTCCAAGTTATTCATTCCTCTTGCATCACTAATGAATGTATCAAACCCATCGGCAGATTGCTCGTAGCGTTTTTTTACAGTATCACTTTTTTTCAAGCGACTTTCAATAGCGTCTAGAAGTTCAACATCATCAAATGGTTTAGAAATGTAATCATCGGCACCGTGACTCATTCCTTTTCTGAAGTCTGATTTTTCTGCCTTTGCAGTTAAGAAAATAAACGGAATACTAGCAGTATTAGGGTCTTTACTTAAAGCAAACAAAACACCGTAACCGTCAAGTTCAGGCATCATGATATCACAAATGATTAAGTCAGGATTGTTTGCTCTAGCCTTTTCTACACCAAGCTTCCCGTTTTCAGCTGTAATAACTTCGTAATTTGATAATTCTAAGATTTCTGAGGTATTCTCTCTCATCTCAGGATTGTCTTCGATCAGAAGTATCTTTTTCATATTTATAAACTAATTTTTCGGTATTGTTACAGTAAATGTTGTGCCCTGTTCCTCTTTCGAAACAAAGTCAATCGCACCTTTTAACATCTCAAGGTACTTACTAACAATGTTTAGTCCTAGTCCAGTACCCTGTATATTTATAGCATTCTCAGCACGGAAGAATCGGTCGAATAGGTGAACTTGTTCCTTTTCAGGAATACCCATTCCTTCATCTCTTATGCTAATAGAAAATGTTTCTTCGTTTACTTCAGAATCTACCCAAATACGATCACCAATCCTCGAATATTTTATAGCATTTGATAGTAAATTGATGATGATGTTTTTTAAAATCTGAGGATCAGATTTAATCTTTTCCTCTCCATTATGAGAAATGATAATTTTTTGTCCCTGCTTCTTTACAGGAATCATTTCATCACAGATATTTTCTATAAAATCGTAAATCTGAATAGTGGAAATATGCACTTTTGCCTTTCCTTCCTCCAATTTACTAATAGAAAGGAAATCATTCAAAATTTGTGTAAGATTGTTAACGGAAGATTTGATTCTTTTAATATGTTTTTCCCTTTTTTCGGCTTGTTCTAGAGATGTGTATCTAGAAATCAAAGAAACAGAGGATAATATCGTGCTAAGAGGCGTTCTAAATTCATGAGAAGCCATAGAAACAAATCGACTTTTTAACTCGTTTAGTTGTCTTTCTTTTTTGAGTGATTTTAGGATTTCTTTTTCTGCTTTTCTTTGCTGGGTAATGTTCAACATTACCACTAAAAGTTGTTTGGTTTGCTGTCGACTATTCTTAATAGGGACAATAATCACAGAGTACTTGATGTCCTTGTAATCAAACTCAAATATTATTTCCTCGCCAGAATCAATGACCTGTTTTGTGAGCTCAAATTTTTGAGTATAAACATCAGCCATTGCAGGGTCATTTCTTGATAAAAATTCAAAGAAACGAGCTCCAATTATTTTTTTAGAGTCAAGTTCAAGGTCTTTAAAACCTTTACCGTCTGCAAATATATAATGTAAATTTTCGTCGAGTACAGCAACAATACCATAAGGGAAGTTGTGGGCAATTACTTTATAGATCGCCTGACTCCTTACGAGTTCCTCTTCCGCTTTTTTTCTCTCATTTATTTGGAGTTCAAGATCCTCGTTAGAACGTTGTAAAGTTTTAATAGCTTTATCCAGCTGTCTTGTTCTGTCTTGAACACGTTGTTCTAATTGTTCGTTTAGTTCTTTAATATGGTTGATGTTCGAACTATGTAGAATACTATGTCTTATCGCTCTTTCAAGTTGTTGATAAGTCATTTTTCCTTTTACCAAATAATCAGATGCACCGGCAGTCATCGCTTGTTCATCGACTTTTACATCACCTTGTCCTGTAAGTAGAATAAAAGGTAGATGTCTTCCGGTTCTATCAAGTGATTCGATAATTAAATCAAGACCACTTTTAGCTCCAAGAAGGTAATCGACTATATAAACATCATAATCACCACTCATCACTTTTTCAAGTGCCTTGTCATAATTAGGCTCCCATTCTAATGAATAATTACGAAAGGGTATTTCTTCTAAAATATCTTCGGTAATGATGTAGTCGTCTTCATCATCATCGATTAAAAGTACTTTTATGGTAGCACTTGGTTGTTCTAATATATTAGAGAAGGGCATTTAATAAATGGTTTTTTAATTTTTTGGTAAACGGACAGTGTTGAACCAATATTGATGAATGGTTTTAAAGATATCCACCATGGCATCAAACTGTACCGGTTTAGTAATATACGAACTAACCCCTAAGTTATAAGTTTTTAGGATATCATCCTCATCGTTTGAAGTTGTTAAAACCACTATTGGGATTTTTTTTAATGTTGGGTCTTTTTTGATCTCACTAATGCAGTCTTTGCCATCTTTTTTAGGCATGTTGAGGTCAAGTAAAATTAAATCAGGTAAACATTGGTTTTCAAGTTCTTGAAATTGTTTATTCCGATTTAAATAACTCATTAATTCCTCTCCATTTTCGACAAAAGTAAGATCACCTTTTAATTCACATTCATCAAAAGCTTCTTGTGTCATCATACGATCATCAGGATCGTCTTCAGCACAAATAATATTCATGGGCGTTAGATAATTGTTCATAAAATGAAAGTTATGTTTGGTAAGTCTATGTAAAAAATAAACTAAATAGTTTAGTAAGTTCCGTTCTCAATATTTGTTTGCATACTAATAGTAAATACCGTCCCTTTATTAATCACACTTTCTGCTGTAATATCCCCTCCATGTCGTTGAGCAATTTTTTTACAGATCGCAAGACCAATTCCAGAACCATTGTATTTTCTACCTTCTAGTCGTTGAAAAATCTGAAATATTCTATCACTGTATTTTTGATCGAATCCGATTCCATTATCTTCTACCGAAATATAAATAAAGTTAGGTTGATTTTCATCTTCTTTAAACGTGATTTTCACAACCGGGTCAAGATCATCTTGTTTAAATTTGATGGCATTTGAAATTAAATTTTGAAACAGTTGTCTCAGCTGAGTTTCGTCCCCTTTTATTGTTGGTAAATCAGGAAGGTTAATTTCTGCATTCGAATCAGTAATTGATATTTCCAAGTCAGATAAAACGTCCTCCAGGATCTTATTCAAGTCAATTTCTCCAAACGGTTTAGCCTTTGATGATATCCTCGAGAAGCGTAATAAATCAGAAATTAATTGTTGCATTCTTTCCGCAGAGCTCAACATTCTATCGATGTAATCTTTTCCTTTATCAGAAAGATTTTCTTTTTCTTTCTTTTGAAGTCGATCCCCAAAAGCACGAATTTTTCTTAAAGGCTCCTGTAAGTCATGTGAACTCACATAAGCAAAGTCTTCCAATTCTCTATTTTTAGAAATCAATTCTTGTAGATATTGCTGTACTTTATTCTCGTTTTCAATTCGAGTAGTTACATCCTCTGCAAAAATGATGATTCCACTAATTTCTCTGTCGTTGTTGTACCAAGGGTGGGCTTCCCATTCAATACAAACCGTATCCCCATTGAATTTTTGAATATGATCGAGTTGGATGCCTGTTTTTTGACCCAATAAAACATTTTGGAAAATATTTTTCCAATCTTCCTTAAAGTAATAGTCTTCCGTAATACTATGGCCTATTACATCAGACAAATCTTGTCTAGAATCTAAAATTGTTTTTTTCCAACGAGCACTTGCTACTAGATATTTTAATTCTAAATCCAACATAGCAATGGCAGCTGGAGCATAATCAGCATAATATTCCAAAAGTTGACGCTGTTCGATGACTTCTTTTTCTGCAATTTTTCTCTTTGTAATATCATTTACAAAGGCCGTATAATAATGTTCTCCTTCAATTTCTAGAGGACTAATCGATATCTCTACAATAAAAGTAGACCCGTCTTTTTTCTGAGCCTGAAATTCTTTTCCATCACCTTTAGTACGCATTTTAGGTTGTTCAAAAGAGCTGTTTCTAAACGATACGTGTGTTTTTTTTAAGCTATCAGGAACGAGTGTTTCTATAGGTTGATCGATGAGTTCGTTTTGGCCATAACCAAATGTTTTTTCGGCCATCGGGTTCACACCTATAATGATTCCTTTTCTGTTGATAATTACAATTCCTTCGGATGCGGCTGTAAATAAAGCGGATAACGGGTCTCCTTCTTTTAGGAAAAATGGAGCGTTATTGGTTAATTTTTTCATTCAAGTACTCTATTACTTCTTTTAATTGATCTGGGTGTGCCCAATGGGTGTTAGGGTTTCTTCGGAACCAACTTAACTGTTTCTTAGCATATCTTCTGCTATTTCTTTTAAGTAGTTCAACCGTTTCTTTCCAATCGTGTTTTTGATCCCAAAAATCAAAAATTTCTTTGTACCCTACAGTCTGTAAGGCGTTGTGTGTTTTGTATTCTTTAAGTCGTTCAACTTCTTCGACCAAACCATTTTTTAGCATCAAATCCATTCTAAAATTGATTCTATCATACAATTCTTGTCGGTCTCTGTCTAATCCAATAGTGATAATATCAAAAGGTCGTTGTACTGAAGCTTTGTTTCTTTGACTTGTATAGGTTTTACCTGTAATTTCAATGACCTCTAGAGCTCTAATCACACGCTGTGTATTTGCTCTATCGACCACTTCATAATATTCAGGATCTTTGATTTTTAATTGATCGAGCAAAGGTTGAATACCTTCGTCTTTGAATTGTTGATTAAGCTTATTTCGAATTTCGGGTTGAGACGTAGGCATTGGGTCGATCCCTTTGCATACAGCATCCACATACATGCCCGATCCTCCGGAAAGAATGACTGTTTGATGTTTTTGAAAAAGATCCTCTAATAAAGCAAGTGTATCTTTTTCATAATGTCCGAAACTATATTCTTGATTGATACTTAGATGCCCAACAAAATGATGGGGAATGTCTTGCATTTCCTCTTCTGTTGGTCGAGCAGTACCAATTTGCATTTCTTTGAAAAATTGACGGGAATCGGCATACACCACTTCTGTTTTTAATTCTTGTGCTAATTTTACACAAAAATCTGTCTTACCAACTGCTGTTGGCCCAACCACCACAATTAATACTTTTTTATCTTCTTTCATATCGAATGCCCATCCTTAATCTTACTTTGCAAAGTTAACAAATGAATTGATACATTAATAGTTATTGGTTCAGACAAAATTGTACCTTTGCAAACTAATAATTCAACTGTATCAAAATGTTTGTAGAACCTAGATTTAACGACCGATCAGACGAGAAGGCAATTGGCTGGATAGAAGTAGTGTGTGGCTCCATGTTTTCAGGTAAAACTGAAGAACTTATTAGAAGAGTAAATAGAGCAACAATTGCAAAACAAACAGTACATATTTTTAAACCTGCTGTGGATACAAGATATCACGAAGAAAACGTAGTATCTCATAATTCTAACTCAATTATTTCTACTCCAGTGAAAACTGCAGGGGAGATTACACAATATGTTGGCAAAAATGAAGTTATAGCTATTGACGAAGCACAGTTTTTTGATCAGACTTTAGTCGATGTTTGTGTTGACTTAGCCAACAAAGGGCATCGTATTATTGTATGTGGTTTAGACATGGATTTTCAAGGGAATCCGTTCGAACCTATGCCACAATTAATGGCAATTGCTGAATATGTTACAAAGTTGCACGCTATTTGTGTGAAATGTGGTGAACCGGCATTATATTCCTACCGATTATCTGCATCAAAGGATCAGGTTCTTCTAGGAGAAACAGATTCCTATGAAGCAAGATGTAGAAAATGCTATCAAAAAGGAATGAGTGACCGTAGTTCAGATTCTTGATTATCAGGGAGTCAGGTACAGCTGATATCTCTGTGTTATCTAGCTGAAAAATAGACTTCTCGATGAGAAATAGAATTGATACAGATAATTTTAAACGTCAATTAATACGTTACTTTAGTTTTAGAACTATTCAGGGTAGGAACGTTCTCCTAACGACTTCTTACCTTTTGATTTTGATTGCCTTCACAATTTTTGTGGTCTATCAAAATAAATTAGTAAGTGATGTTGGTGATAGGGTAATCCAAACTAGAAATCCTATCACCGTCATGACTTCTAGAATTAATGCAGGTCTCGATAGGGTATCTGCAGCACAAAGAGGCTACTTTTTGACAAAAGACGACAGTTACAAAGACGAAAGAAACTCGCTTTGGGATACTGATATTTTACCAGCCTTAGAAAAACTAGAAATTTTAGGCAAACAACTGACCTCTCAAGACAGACGTTCCATAGATGCATTAGGTATTCTTTTGAAGGAGTATAAACACGGTCAGGACGATCTAGAACTCTACTTTGAGCAACATCTTACCGATTTTGCAGCAATTCAAGAAGATATAGAAGAACTCGATTCCCTCACATTACGATTAAAGCTCGAAAGTTTTAAAAAGAAAGTAGAGGTAGACGAATATATTGTCGATTATTTATTGAACAATATATCACCACTTAAAGCAGAAATTAGAGAATATTTAGGCCCATTATCTCAACAGCAACAAAAAGCCATGTTGGATGATGTAAAGAGAATCAACGAAGATATTGATAGTGCTAACTCATCAATTGCCTTTGTTACAGCATTCTTTGCCATCTTGGCCATTGGTTCATCACTACTTGTAATTCGAACATTAAATACCTCATTACAACGGCCAATTAATCAATTGGACCGTTTATCAGTGGGTGATCTCGGTGAAAATATCGAAGAAACCAATGATGAGATGAACGATATCATTACCTCGTCCAACCGACTCCGACAAAACTTGGATAAAGCATCTGCTTTTGCCTTAAACATTGGTGAAGGGAACTTTGAAGCAGATTTCTTGCCGGCAGGTAATCACGATATGTTAGGTAATGCATTGGTTCAAATGAGAGATCGTTTGAAAAATGTGGCAGATGAGGATGAAAAACGAAACTGGATTACTAAGGGTATGGCCCATTTTGGAGATATTCTTAGACAGTACAGTGATATCAAAGAGTTATCAAATTCTATTGTGACCGAATTGGTTCGTTACTTAAATGCTAACCAAGGAGAGCTATTCTTTATTGAAGAAGATGAAGATGGAGAAAGATATCTTAATCTAGAAGCAACGTATGCTTTTGAGAGAAAAAGAATCATAGAGAAGAAGATACATGTCGATGGTCGCTTTGCTGAAGGATTACTTGGGCAATCTTACTTGCTAGGAGAGACCATTTATCTTAATGACGTTCCTTCGGGATATATTGAAATTACTTCAGGTTTAGGTGATTCTACACCGAGAGCAGTTTTAATTGTTCCTTTAAAGATTAATGATGCTGTTGAAGGTGTTTTAGAAATTGCAAGTTTTAAAGAAATAGCAAGCTTTGAAGTAGAATTTGTAGAGAAAGTAGCTGAATCTATTGCCTCTACTCTGAGAACGGCAAAAAATAACGAAAGAACCAAAGAACTATTAATGTCATCTCAAGAACAAAGAGATCACTTAAGAAGCCAAGAAGAAGAGATGCGTCAGAATTATGAGGAGCTGCAAGCGACTCAAGAGGAAATGGAAAGACGTCAGATCGAATTAGAAAACTTAAAGAAAACACTTCAAAATCAAGTAAAAGAAAGAACGAACGAATTAGAAAAAACACTAGAAAGGTTCGATCTAGCATTGCAAGGTACTACTGAAGGTATTTGGGATGCAGCCTTAAAAGATGGAGAATTGGATAGTTCTACCATTTTCTGGTGGTCTCCTCGTTTCGAAGAGTTACTTGGTTATGAAGAAGGTGAATTAGAAAATTCTTTAGATTCATTCTTACAAAATATACACCCAACTCAAAGAGAAGAATCAACTAAA includes the following:
- the recQ gene encoding DNA helicase RecQ, whose protein sequence is MTSTKVQFALKDKLKEVFGYNQFRGNQEVIITHILERKNTFVIMPTGAGKSLCYQLPALMQEGTAIVISPLIALMKNQVDQLQALGVNASFLNSTLSKSEANKVKKETLEGKTKLLYVAPESLTKEANIELLQKSNISFIAIDEAHCISEWGHDFRPEYRRIKQIIEAIGDLPIIALTATATPKVRADIQKNLKMEDANIFLSSFHRDNLYYEVHPKKDPKVQLIKFIRQHQNKSGIVYCLSRKKVEEVAEFLRINGINAQPYHAGMESGTRMANQDAFLNEDCDVIVATIAFGMGIDKPDVRFVVHYDAPKSLEGYYQETGRAGRDGLESYCMMLYSPEDVAKLEKFHKDKSVTERENVHILLQEISYYANSSVCRTRQLLHYFGEKVDHNCGHCDNCKTKHTRFNAKDKILLALEATFETEERFGINHICDVITATPSDYVDSYHHNELNCYGKGKDEDNQYWESIIRQSMIHGFLTKDVDNVTIIKVTEKGKEFQKTPFDIEFTQDYQWPSELEALNEETVVTNAFDKELFDILKAKRKKLAHQKGIPPYAIFQEPSLEEMATTYPTNTEELMQINGVGAGKAKKFGKPFVDIIADYVEQNEITTAKDVVVKSTVNKSKSKITIIQHIDRKQDIEDIAETLKISFDDVLDEIENICDSGTKLNLDYYIETIMDEDRIDEIYDYFMNADSDSLDDAFDELDEEIGEDEIRLVRVKFLSEVAN
- a CDS encoding response regulator, which codes for MKKILLIEDNPEMRENTSEILELSNYEVITAENGKLGVEKARANNPDLIICDIMMPELDGYGVLFALSKDPNTASIPFIFLTAKAEKSDFRKGMSHGADDYISKPFDDVELLDAIESRLKKSDTVKKRYEQSADGFDTFISDARGMNNLEKLSENRKSRAYKKKSVLFYEGDHPNALLQVVSGKVKTYKTNEDGKEYITGIHGAGDFLGYVALLKDVPYPESAMVLEECEITMIPKEDFFSLIHNNRDVSHSFIKLLTKEVIEQEEKLLKLAYGSVRQRVAEVLLQLDKRYQQGPNERMSITRDDLAKIVGTAKETLIRTLSDFKDERLIEIKDKNITIIDLAKLERLSN
- a CDS encoding sensor histidine kinase, coding for MPFSNILEQPSATIKVLLIDDDEDDYIITEDILEEIPFRNYSLEWEPNYDKALEKVMSGDYDVYIVDYLLGAKSGLDLIIESLDRTGRHLPFILLTGQGDVKVDEQAMTAGASDYLVKGKMTYQQLERAIRHSILHSSNINHIKELNEQLEQRVQDRTRQLDKAIKTLQRSNEDLELQINERKKAEEELVRSQAIYKVIAHNFPYGIVAVLDENLHYIFADGKGFKDLELDSKKIIGARFFEFLSRNDPAMADVYTQKFELTKQVIDSGEEIIFEFDYKDIKYSVIIVPIKNSRQQTKQLLVVMLNITQQRKAEKEILKSLKKERQLNELKSRFVSMASHEFRTPLSTILSSVSLISRYTSLEQAEKREKHIKRIKSSVNNLTQILNDFLSISKLEEGKAKVHISTIQIYDFIENICDEMIPVKKQGQKIIISHNGEEKIKSDPQILKNIIINLLSNAIKYSRIGDRIWVDSEVNEETFSISIRDEGMGIPEKEQVHLFDRFFRAENAINIQGTGLGLNIVSKYLEMLKGAIDFVSKEEQGTTFTVTIPKN
- a CDS encoding response regulator — its product is MNNYLTPMNIICAEDDPDDRMMTQEAFDECELKGDLTFVENGEELMSYLNRNKQFQELENQCLPDLILLDLNMPKKDGKDCISEIKKDPTLKKIPIVVLTTSNDEDDILKTYNLGVSSYITKPVQFDAMVDIFKTIHQYWFNTVRLPKN
- a CDS encoding PAS domain-containing sensor histidine kinase, translating into MKKLTNNAPFFLKEGDPLSALFTAASEGIVIINRKGIIIGVNPMAEKTFGYGQNELIDQPIETLVPDSLKKTHVSFRNSSFEQPKMRTKGDGKEFQAQKKDGSTFIVEISISPLEIEGEHYYTAFVNDITKRKIAEKEVIEQRQLLEYYADYAPAAIAMLDLELKYLVASARWKKTILDSRQDLSDVIGHSITEDYYFKEDWKNIFQNVLLGQKTGIQLDHIQKFNGDTVCIEWEAHPWYNNDREISGIIIFAEDVTTRIENENKVQQYLQELISKNRELEDFAYVSSHDLQEPLRKIRAFGDRLQKKEKENLSDKGKDYIDRMLSSAERMQQLISDLLRFSRISSKAKPFGEIDLNKILEDVLSDLEISITDSNAEINLPDLPTIKGDETQLRQLFQNLISNAIKFKQDDLDPVVKITFKEDENQPNFIYISVEDNGIGFDQKYSDRIFQIFQRLEGRKYNGSGIGLAICKKIAQRHGGDITAESVINKGTVFTISMQTNIENGTY
- the miaA gene encoding tRNA (adenosine(37)-N6)-dimethylallyltransferase MiaA; this encodes MKEDKKVLIVVVGPTAVGKTDFCVKLAQELKTEVVYADSRQFFKEMQIGTARPTEEEMQDIPHHFVGHLSINQEYSFGHYEKDTLALLEDLFQKHQTVILSGGSGMYVDAVCKGIDPMPTSQPEIRNKLNQQFKDEGIQPLLDQLKIKDPEYYEVVDRANTQRVIRALEVIEITGKTYTSQRNKASVQRPFDIITIGLDRDRQELYDRINFRMDLMLKNGLVEEVERLKEYKTHNALQTVGYKEIFDFWDQKHDWKETVELLKRNSRRYAKKQLSWFRRNPNTHWAHPDQLKEVIEYLNEKINQ
- a CDS encoding thymidine kinase → MFVEPRFNDRSDEKAIGWIEVVCGSMFSGKTEELIRRVNRATIAKQTVHIFKPAVDTRYHEENVVSHNSNSIISTPVKTAGEITQYVGKNEVIAIDEAQFFDQTLVDVCVDLANKGHRIIVCGLDMDFQGNPFEPMPQLMAIAEYVTKLHAICVKCGEPALYSYRLSASKDQVLLGETDSYEARCRKCYQKGMSDRSSDS